A part of Oncorhynchus masou masou isolate Uvic2021 chromosome 21, UVic_Omas_1.1, whole genome shotgun sequence genomic DNA contains:
- the LOC135508121 gene encoding BAG family molecular chaperone regulator 5-like isoform X2 has product MAVRWLCSLFGKPFDGGKRMDHGSQQQQQQQQHPAMIRLYEVQREVQSLGPQVCTFSGLKNEREYRRLERELTRLLLEVDQVDTEGRADLQGARKRAAQEVEGLLRYLEENATHPSRLAIEELSREAQGLVEQGVVEPQRAGGTAEISDELVDAVQELILRLTQVKTGGRVPLRKARYRALTRLCAVQDVIEGRTRQQTLPLSEDTHVAVQRINQVMVQVSGARSQLVALLMGLSGRDSCAHLSRVLTELLVELDALDVSGNAAVRNYRKQVVEEINGLLKHLDLEGEGDDTRRYDLAQNDSIRQIEAVRGRVGQLRGEVLRHCGVGDLFRPKPELQSLLTHLDQVDTARNPCIREARRRAVLEVQAVITFLDLREALICRQPGSNEPPQHRAVWMVLGSLSDLQAQVLCFNGKRADKSYILLEELLTKQLLALDAVDPQGDEMTKVARKQAVKFAQNILSYLDMKTDEWEY; this is encoded by the exons CTTGTTTGGAAAGCCCTTTGATGGTGGAAAGAGGATGGACCatggcagccagcagcagcagcagcagcagcagcacccaGCCATGATACGGCTCTATGAGGTCCAGCGGGAGGTCCAGTCTCTGGGCCCTCAGGTGTGCACCTTCAGCGGGTTGAAAAACGAGCGTGAGTACCGGCGGCTGGAGCGCGAGCTGACCCGGCTGCTCCTGGAGGTCGACCAGGTGGACACGGAGGGCAGGGCAGACCTACAGGGGGCACGCAAGAGAGCAGCCCAGGAGGTGGAGGGGCTGCTGCGCTACCTTGAGGAGAACGCCACCCACCCGTCCCGCCTGGCCATCGAGGAGCTGAGCCGGGAGGCCCAGGGGCTGGTGGAGCAGGGGGTGGTGGAACCGCAGCGAGCCGGGGGCACAGCGGAGATCAGTGATGAGCTGGTGGATGCTGTGCAGGAGCTGATACTGAGGCTCACCCAGGTGAAGACAGGAGGGAGGGTGCCCCTCCGTAAGGCTCGCTATCGGGCCCTGACACGACTGTGTGCCGTGCAGGACGTGATCGAGGGGCGCACGCGCCAACAGACCCTCCCCCTGTCAGAAGATACACACGTGGCCGTGCAGAGGATCAACCAGGTGATGGTGCAGGTGAGTGGGGCGCGCAGCCAGCTCGTGGCACTGCTGATGGGGCTGAGTGGGAGGGATAGCTGTGCCCACCTGTCCCGCGTGCTCACTGAGCTCCTGGTGGAGCTGGATGCCCTCGATGTGTCGGGGAACGCAGCGGTCCGGAACTACCGCAAACAGGTGGTGGAGGAGATCAACGGTCTGCTCAAACACCTGgacctggagggggagggagatgacaCGCGCAG GTATGACTTGGCGCAGAATGACTCAATCCGTCAGATTGAGGCTGTGCGGGGTCGGGTGGGCCAGCTGCGCGGGGAGGTCCTGCGACACTGTGGGGTGGGCGACCTCTTCAGGCCCAAGCCTGAGCTCCAGAGTCTCCTCACACACCTGGACCAGGTGGACACGGCCCGTAACCCCTGTATCCGTGAGGCCCGCCGACGTGCTGTGCTGGAGGTCCAGGCTGTCATCACCTTCCTGGACCTCCGTGAGGCCCTGATCTGCCGCCAGCCTGGCTCCAACGAGCCCCCACAACACAGGGCTGTGTGGATGGTTCTGGGCAGCCTGTCAGACCTCCAGGCCCAGGTACTCTGCTTCAACGGCAAGCGGGCCGACAAGAGCTACATATTGCTTGAGGAGCTTCTAACTAAACAGCTGCTGGCCCTGGATGCAGTTGACCCACAGGGTGATGAGATGACCAAAGTGGCCCGCAAGCAGGCAGTCAAGTTTGCCCAGAACATCCTCAGCTATCTGGACATGAAGACAGACGAGTGGGAATACTGA
- the LOC135508121 gene encoding BAG family molecular chaperone regulator 5-like isoform X3: protein MDHGSQQQQQQQQHPAMIRLYEVQREVQSLGPQVCTFSGLKNEREYRRLERELTRLLLEVDQVDTEGRADLQGARKRAAQEVEGLLRYLEENATHPSRLAIEELSREAQGLVEQGVVEPQRAGGTAEISDELVDAVQELILRLTQVKTGGRVPLRKARYRALTRLCAVQDVIEGRTRQQTLPLSEDTHVAVQRINQVMVQVSGARSQLVALLMGLSGRDSCAHLSRVLTELLVELDALDVSGNAAVRNYRKQVVEEINGLLKHLDLEGEGDDTRRYDLAQNDSIRQIEAVRGRVGQLRGEVLRHCGVGDLFRPKPELQSLLTHLDQVDTARNPCIREARRRAVLEVQAVITFLDLREALICRQPGSNEPPQHRAVWMVLGSLSDLQAQVLCFNGKRADKSYILLEELLTKQLLALDAVDPQGDEMTKVARKQAVKFAQNILSYLDMKTDEWEY from the exons ATGGACCatggcagccagcagcagcagcagcagcagcagcacccaGCCATGATACGGCTCTATGAGGTCCAGCGGGAGGTCCAGTCTCTGGGCCCTCAGGTGTGCACCTTCAGCGGGTTGAAAAACGAGCGTGAGTACCGGCGGCTGGAGCGCGAGCTGACCCGGCTGCTCCTGGAGGTCGACCAGGTGGACACGGAGGGCAGGGCAGACCTACAGGGGGCACGCAAGAGAGCAGCCCAGGAGGTGGAGGGGCTGCTGCGCTACCTTGAGGAGAACGCCACCCACCCGTCCCGCCTGGCCATCGAGGAGCTGAGCCGGGAGGCCCAGGGGCTGGTGGAGCAGGGGGTGGTGGAACCGCAGCGAGCCGGGGGCACAGCGGAGATCAGTGATGAGCTGGTGGATGCTGTGCAGGAGCTGATACTGAGGCTCACCCAGGTGAAGACAGGAGGGAGGGTGCCCCTCCGTAAGGCTCGCTATCGGGCCCTGACACGACTGTGTGCCGTGCAGGACGTGATCGAGGGGCGCACGCGCCAACAGACCCTCCCCCTGTCAGAAGATACACACGTGGCCGTGCAGAGGATCAACCAGGTGATGGTGCAGGTGAGTGGGGCGCGCAGCCAGCTCGTGGCACTGCTGATGGGGCTGAGTGGGAGGGATAGCTGTGCCCACCTGTCCCGCGTGCTCACTGAGCTCCTGGTGGAGCTGGATGCCCTCGATGTGTCGGGGAACGCAGCGGTCCGGAACTACCGCAAACAGGTGGTGGAGGAGATCAACGGTCTGCTCAAACACCTGgacctggagggggagggagatgacaCGCGCAG GTATGACTTGGCGCAGAATGACTCAATCCGTCAGATTGAGGCTGTGCGGGGTCGGGTGGGCCAGCTGCGCGGGGAGGTCCTGCGACACTGTGGGGTGGGCGACCTCTTCAGGCCCAAGCCTGAGCTCCAGAGTCTCCTCACACACCTGGACCAGGTGGACACGGCCCGTAACCCCTGTATCCGTGAGGCCCGCCGACGTGCTGTGCTGGAGGTCCAGGCTGTCATCACCTTCCTGGACCTCCGTGAGGCCCTGATCTGCCGCCAGCCTGGCTCCAACGAGCCCCCACAACACAGGGCTGTGTGGATGGTTCTGGGCAGCCTGTCAGACCTCCAGGCCCAGGTACTCTGCTTCAACGGCAAGCGGGCCGACAAGAGCTACATATTGCTTGAGGAGCTTCTAACTAAACAGCTGCTGGCCCTGGATGCAGTTGACCCACAGGGTGATGAGATGACCAAAGTGGCCCGCAAGCAGGCAGTCAAGTTTGCCCAGAACATCCTCAGCTATCTGGACATGAAGACAGACGAGTGGGAATACTGA
- the LOC135508121 gene encoding BAG family molecular chaperone regulator 5-like isoform X1, which translates to MCANVFGALKSLFGKPFDGGKRMDHGSQQQQQQQQHPAMIRLYEVQREVQSLGPQVCTFSGLKNEREYRRLERELTRLLLEVDQVDTEGRADLQGARKRAAQEVEGLLRYLEENATHPSRLAIEELSREAQGLVEQGVVEPQRAGGTAEISDELVDAVQELILRLTQVKTGGRVPLRKARYRALTRLCAVQDVIEGRTRQQTLPLSEDTHVAVQRINQVMVQVSGARSQLVALLMGLSGRDSCAHLSRVLTELLVELDALDVSGNAAVRNYRKQVVEEINGLLKHLDLEGEGDDTRRYDLAQNDSIRQIEAVRGRVGQLRGEVLRHCGVGDLFRPKPELQSLLTHLDQVDTARNPCIREARRRAVLEVQAVITFLDLREALICRQPGSNEPPQHRAVWMVLGSLSDLQAQVLCFNGKRADKSYILLEELLTKQLLALDAVDPQGDEMTKVARKQAVKFAQNILSYLDMKTDEWEY; encoded by the exons CTTGTTTGGAAAGCCCTTTGATGGTGGAAAGAGGATGGACCatggcagccagcagcagcagcagcagcagcagcacccaGCCATGATACGGCTCTATGAGGTCCAGCGGGAGGTCCAGTCTCTGGGCCCTCAGGTGTGCACCTTCAGCGGGTTGAAAAACGAGCGTGAGTACCGGCGGCTGGAGCGCGAGCTGACCCGGCTGCTCCTGGAGGTCGACCAGGTGGACACGGAGGGCAGGGCAGACCTACAGGGGGCACGCAAGAGAGCAGCCCAGGAGGTGGAGGGGCTGCTGCGCTACCTTGAGGAGAACGCCACCCACCCGTCCCGCCTGGCCATCGAGGAGCTGAGCCGGGAGGCCCAGGGGCTGGTGGAGCAGGGGGTGGTGGAACCGCAGCGAGCCGGGGGCACAGCGGAGATCAGTGATGAGCTGGTGGATGCTGTGCAGGAGCTGATACTGAGGCTCACCCAGGTGAAGACAGGAGGGAGGGTGCCCCTCCGTAAGGCTCGCTATCGGGCCCTGACACGACTGTGTGCCGTGCAGGACGTGATCGAGGGGCGCACGCGCCAACAGACCCTCCCCCTGTCAGAAGATACACACGTGGCCGTGCAGAGGATCAACCAGGTGATGGTGCAGGTGAGTGGGGCGCGCAGCCAGCTCGTGGCACTGCTGATGGGGCTGAGTGGGAGGGATAGCTGTGCCCACCTGTCCCGCGTGCTCACTGAGCTCCTGGTGGAGCTGGATGCCCTCGATGTGTCGGGGAACGCAGCGGTCCGGAACTACCGCAAACAGGTGGTGGAGGAGATCAACGGTCTGCTCAAACACCTGgacctggagggggagggagatgacaCGCGCAG GTATGACTTGGCGCAGAATGACTCAATCCGTCAGATTGAGGCTGTGCGGGGTCGGGTGGGCCAGCTGCGCGGGGAGGTCCTGCGACACTGTGGGGTGGGCGACCTCTTCAGGCCCAAGCCTGAGCTCCAGAGTCTCCTCACACACCTGGACCAGGTGGACACGGCCCGTAACCCCTGTATCCGTGAGGCCCGCCGACGTGCTGTGCTGGAGGTCCAGGCTGTCATCACCTTCCTGGACCTCCGTGAGGCCCTGATCTGCCGCCAGCCTGGCTCCAACGAGCCCCCACAACACAGGGCTGTGTGGATGGTTCTGGGCAGCCTGTCAGACCTCCAGGCCCAGGTACTCTGCTTCAACGGCAAGCGGGCCGACAAGAGCTACATATTGCTTGAGGAGCTTCTAACTAAACAGCTGCTGGCCCTGGATGCAGTTGACCCACAGGGTGATGAGATGACCAAAGTGGCCCGCAAGCAGGCAGTCAAGTTTGCCCAGAACATCCTCAGCTATCTGGACATGAAGACAGACGAGTGGGAATACTGA